The following coding sequences are from one Paenibacillus sp. FSL R5-0912 window:
- a CDS encoding dsDNA nuclease domain-containing protein, with protein sequence MSITKDKILDLLTSEEQAPSTEYDSCISDVANRQVGSLISRLVAIDEEEEGGRTAITGFFYQMLIGIEYMIQMIQGNWDFVALELHDDIVVGKDKHIRFIQVKSSKYPHQKVSETGLYGRSSFKKDEEIFYYNDSWADKLLMKSRHFPVTSGYNCEFELATSYHLVDGSSKTDVSLYNEEFPVNIPDDDVLLNKMKSLSFDKNLSQYSYEDVCGESLQSLLTKFRIKKYSDSGNKIFDYMENIQSKFGALISENTRLSRADLHQLIAHLLDRCLIRNGKSMLYLTRQEAIEIKDEYKARIRASFGQEYRCHDSLEVIKNVFSEVHAECSVKHELYAEMKSELYRCHDALTTWIDEEPGDIEMLLSLYGHGTRRTLNLQPVERDKRLLTLIRGNVFLNIVNSSTTKIILGNKSLLLKAIGNKHISFLHVERRQTFDNGCEKLQTIIKSVSSEEQVSLMSKKPITIIDGHRDDIEVSKFVYIASPSIQLDKLGQDSDLVKPSIEFQAIPGKYVQKLYDDSLYDLDSLDEIRDAWKNAFVSIIGGSVTNV encoded by the coding sequence GTGAGCATTACGAAGGATAAAATACTTGATTTATTGACGTCTGAAGAACAGGCGCCATCCACGGAATACGATTCGTGTATCAGTGACGTTGCAAATCGTCAAGTAGGTTCTTTAATATCTCGACTTGTAGCAATTGATGAGGAAGAAGAAGGCGGAAGAACAGCTATTACTGGTTTCTTTTATCAAATGTTAATTGGGATTGAATACATGATTCAGATGATACAAGGAAATTGGGACTTTGTTGCCTTAGAGTTACATGACGATATAGTTGTTGGTAAAGATAAACATATAAGGTTCATTCAGGTGAAGTCAAGCAAGTATCCACATCAGAAAGTTTCTGAGACAGGACTGTACGGAAGAAGTTCCTTTAAGAAGGATGAAGAAATTTTTTATTATAATGATAGCTGGGCAGATAAATTATTAATGAAATCACGTCATTTTCCTGTTACATCTGGATATAATTGTGAGTTCGAGTTAGCGACAAGTTATCATTTAGTGGATGGTTCTTCTAAAACAGACGTTTCGCTTTACAACGAGGAATTTCCAGTAAATATACCTGATGATGATGTACTTCTTAATAAAATGAAATCTCTTTCATTTGATAAGAATCTTAGCCAGTATAGTTATGAAGATGTTTGTGGTGAAAGTTTACAATCACTTTTGACCAAATTCCGTATAAAAAAATATTCCGACAGCGGGAATAAAATTTTCGATTACATGGAAAACATTCAATCGAAGTTTGGAGCCTTAATAAGTGAAAATACCAGATTGAGTCGAGCGGATTTGCATCAGTTAATTGCTCATTTACTTGATCGTTGTTTGATTAGAAACGGAAAAAGTATGCTATATCTTACACGTCAAGAAGCTATTGAGATAAAAGATGAGTACAAAGCTAGGATACGTGCTTCATTTGGGCAAGAGTATCGATGCCACGATAGTCTAGAAGTTATTAAGAATGTGTTTTCTGAGGTTCACGCTGAATGCTCTGTTAAGCATGAGTTATATGCTGAAATGAAAAGTGAATTGTACAGGTGTCATGATGCATTAACTACCTGGATAGATGAAGAACCAGGCGACATTGAAATGTTGCTGAGTTTATATGGACATGGAACCAGAAGGACTTTAAATCTTCAGCCAGTAGAACGAGATAAACGTTTACTTACCCTTATACGAGGTAATGTGTTTTTGAATATTGTTAACAGTTCCACTACAAAAATTATATTGGGTAACAAGTCCCTCTTATTAAAAGCCATAGGTAATAAACATATCTCATTTTTGCATGTAGAAAGAAGGCAAACATTTGATAACGGTTGCGAAAAACTTCAAACCATTATTAAAAGTGTTTCGAGTGAAGAACAAGTATCTTTAATGTCAAAGAAGCCAATTACAATAATTGATGGTCACCGAGATGATATAGAGGTATCTAAATTCGTGTATATAGCTTCTCCGAGCATACAACTTGACAAACTAGGACAAGATTCTGATTTAGTGAAGCCATCAATTGAATTCCAAGCAATACCAGGGAAATATGTACAAAAATTATACGACGATTCTCTTTATGATTTAGATTCACTTGATGAAATTCGTGATGCTTGGAAAAATGCCTTTGTTTCAATTATAGGGGGATCAGTAACTAATGTATAA
- a CDS encoding ABC-three component system middle component 1 has protein sequence MYKLTFNRLNQLGFRELKEHTMDGLAWFKDEIVDVFLQQWDETISLETILDECQRSREMITKMGGNPWNSYYLLCADNDDLVEQNVYLIEHNSLAMRKYVIRSEYDLKRIPFLDMINVVENIEANRMNIVNESVSGTAMKFIEYLIENDGANVRFKKDEVISAINNVLDLTGGDTE, from the coding sequence ATGTATAAATTGACTTTCAATCGACTTAATCAGTTGGGATTCAGAGAGTTGAAGGAACATACTATGGATGGATTAGCCTGGTTTAAAGATGAAATAGTAGACGTTTTTTTACAACAGTGGGATGAAACGATATCTTTAGAAACGATTTTAGATGAATGTCAAAGAAGTCGAGAAATGATCACTAAAATGGGAGGGAATCCTTGGAATTCTTATTATTTATTATGCGCTGACAACGATGATCTTGTGGAACAAAACGTTTACTTAATCGAGCACAATTCATTGGCTATGCGTAAATATGTTATTCGTTCCGAATATGACCTTAAGCGAATTCCATTTTTAGATATGATAAATGTTGTGGAAAATATTGAAGCTAATAGGATGAATATTGTGAATGAATCAGTTTCGGGAACTGCAATGAAATTTATTGAGTATCTTATCGAGAATGATGGGGCAAATGTTCGATTCAAAAAAGATGAAGTTATCAGTGCAATAAATAATGTTTTGGATTTAACAGGAGGTGATACAGAATGA
- a CDS encoding AAA family ATPase encodes MNIQSVRIKNFRSYQGDNFFDLSKRVTILYGPNGYGKSSFFDAVEWCLTGLISRFNNKKFDPKTSINLYADANTESLVEIKFEGNTLIRRFDVIDGEPQTSRVKINIANGSAIIGQKKVDSFLKNQHFTQSGTKNPFVGLVKQSHILSQDQVTEFVLQDDKEARFSAMADIMGLKQVWVAYQNLSEINSKMKLEIIKKEKKIEDITSRISTEKNRLLKIETFESSLLQEIFKLEEPSAIRNEIQGQKTSMNRKIRLSKEIYESYETLQKNFGYGTLRIAKEDVMKIDKSLKNLTFFISGYQELKKSVEKLFTALSKQERRFQRISELESNLKAGQIQLIEYKTSLEMGNKTTIEFINEFRESSVKIDYALVYRDMYFQLIEEEKRLPLTKLNLDRKLLRFARHQNRLTNFKSNILTELNRNNEESISKYIAAFDSIMDYVRTNDLQGKCPVCGFKHGEQLVDHLNSGVQSSINSLSTDANRIQKLHSLINRIEKSSQILKESIKEVEQQSRELRLRQSEVRRQIDELTEVASFDLELFNQSQEVLTKNNLTTKEKIQRLNDSLKLEETINKLESQIKNETNILGPYRVTSNINKRISNLQKAKLRINQRLLKLQSEQKQLNDKYSSLTRLLKLADESDFPEVMEIEKLLLILNLEIKAAEDEFGILEKGESLNNSLEFNQKIEKEILRIEANLNKFVTQNKQYENAVASIDKHLKETALSIGTEIVDMLNSERVPVQRYFRYLNPLPSQTPLVFADEGEKLNIMVKLDEKKEASTARYTLSSGQLNVLAISLFLAMNESQNVSILDFLAIDDPIQNMDDVNRFSVCDVLGRLSKQLIFSTHDLDFVKLFVKKNQYQKSDIQVYMLKSPYESSELAAPVQFD; translated from the coding sequence ATGAACATACAATCTGTTCGTATTAAAAACTTTCGAAGTTATCAAGGGGATAACTTTTTTGATCTAAGCAAACGGGTCACTATATTGTATGGTCCAAATGGTTATGGGAAAAGTTCTTTTTTTGATGCTGTCGAGTGGTGCTTAACTGGGTTAATTAGCCGATTTAATAATAAAAAATTTGATCCAAAGACTTCGATTAATTTATATGCTGACGCCAATACGGAATCGCTTGTTGAAATTAAATTTGAAGGAAACACTCTTATCAGGAGATTTGATGTTATTGACGGAGAACCACAAACAAGTCGAGTTAAAATTAATATCGCTAATGGTAGCGCTATTATTGGACAGAAAAAAGTAGATAGTTTTCTAAAAAATCAACACTTTACTCAGAGTGGAACAAAAAATCCTTTTGTTGGATTAGTGAAACAATCCCATATATTATCCCAAGATCAGGTTACTGAATTTGTTTTGCAGGATGATAAGGAAGCACGATTCAGTGCCATGGCCGATATTATGGGGCTAAAACAAGTTTGGGTGGCATATCAGAACTTATCGGAAATTAATTCGAAAATGAAATTGGAAATAATTAAAAAGGAAAAGAAAATTGAGGATATAACCTCTAGAATATCTACAGAGAAAAATAGACTTTTGAAAATCGAGACCTTTGAATCTTCCTTGCTACAAGAAATTTTTAAACTTGAAGAACCAAGCGCTATTCGTAATGAAATTCAAGGACAGAAAACAAGTATGAATCGTAAAATTCGTCTCTCTAAAGAAATTTATGAAAGTTATGAAACCCTTCAAAAGAATTTTGGATACGGAACTTTAAGGATAGCCAAAGAAGATGTAATGAAAATAGATAAATCACTTAAGAATTTGACATTTTTTATATCAGGCTATCAAGAACTTAAAAAAAGTGTTGAAAAACTCTTCACAGCTTTATCAAAACAAGAAAGACGATTTCAAAGAATTTCTGAGTTAGAAAGTAATTTAAAGGCTGGGCAAATTCAATTGATTGAATACAAGACATCTCTAGAGATGGGAAATAAAACGACAATTGAATTTATAAATGAATTTCGAGAATCGTCGGTTAAAATTGATTATGCATTAGTATATAGAGATATGTACTTTCAATTGATTGAAGAAGAAAAAAGGCTTCCATTAACAAAGTTGAACTTAGATCGAAAATTATTGAGATTTGCTCGACACCAAAATCGGCTAACTAATTTCAAATCAAATATCCTTACAGAACTTAATCGCAATAACGAAGAATCTATATCTAAATACATAGCAGCTTTTGACAGTATAATGGATTATGTTCGTACGAATGACTTGCAAGGTAAATGTCCAGTTTGTGGATTTAAGCATGGTGAACAGCTTGTTGATCATTTAAACAGCGGTGTTCAGAGTTCAATTAACTCATTGTCAACAGATGCAAATCGAATACAAAAATTACACTCTCTAATAAATCGTATTGAAAAATCAAGTCAGATTTTGAAAGAAAGTATAAAAGAAGTTGAGCAACAATCTAGGGAACTTAGGTTACGGCAAAGTGAAGTTAGACGTCAGATAGATGAATTAACTGAAGTTGCATCTTTTGATCTTGAACTATTTAATCAAAGTCAAGAGGTATTGACCAAAAATAATTTAACTACAAAAGAGAAAATTCAGCGATTAAATGATTCTTTAAAACTTGAGGAGACAATAAATAAGTTAGAAAGCCAAATAAAAAATGAAACTAATATATTGGGGCCTTATCGGGTAACATCTAATATCAACAAACGAATTTCAAATTTACAAAAAGCTAAATTAAGAATTAATCAACGACTGTTAAAATTACAGTCCGAACAAAAGCAGCTAAATGACAAATACAGTTCACTTACAAGGCTTTTAAAGTTAGCTGATGAATCTGATTTCCCTGAAGTAATGGAAATAGAAAAACTGTTATTAATCTTAAATTTGGAAATTAAAGCGGCAGAAGATGAATTTGGAATTCTTGAAAAAGGAGAATCACTTAACAATAGCTTAGAGTTTAATCAAAAAATTGAAAAAGAAATTTTGCGAATCGAAGCGAATTTAAATAAATTTGTAACCCAAAACAAGCAATACGAAAACGCGGTAGCTTCGATTGATAAGCATTTGAAAGAAACGGCATTATCAATAGGAACTGAAATCGTAGACATGTTAAATTCTGAAAGAGTACCAGTGCAGCGATATTTCAGATATTTGAATCCATTACCTAGCCAGACCCCATTAGTTTTTGCTGATGAAGGGGAAAAATTGAATATTATGGTTAAACTCGATGAGAAAAAAGAAGCTAGTACGGCTAGATATACGCTAAGTTCTGGGCAGTTAAACGTCCTTGCAATTTCATTGTTTTTAGCAATGAACGAGTCACAAAATGTTAGCATATTAGATTTTTTAGCAATTGACGATCCTATTCAAAACATGGATGATGTAAATCGGTTTTCAGTATGTGATGTTTTGGGAAGGTTAAGTAAACAACTAATATTTTCAACACATGATTTAGATTTCGTAAAATTATTTGTTAAGAAAAATCAGTATCAAAAATCAGATATACAAGTTTATATGCTAAAAAGTCCATATGAATCATCAGAACTAGCTGCACCTGTTCAATTTGATTGA
- a CDS encoding BC1872 family protein has protein sequence MIKWWDLTDQQRDELVALHVLKWEKINEQWFEQNEKGRFEVPVILFPFTTDEELAWKLLRSFDNWQVTKMFPLTYRVIISANKYSCLSKSLPEAICKAALKFNGVKLGGD, from the coding sequence ATGATAAAATGGTGGGATTTAACAGATCAACAACGTGATGAACTTGTTGCTTTACATGTTCTAAAATGGGAAAAGATCAACGAACAATGGTTTGAACAAAATGAAAAAGGCAGATTTGAAGTTCCCGTCATCTTATTCCCCTTTACTACTGATGAAGAACTTGCATGGAAACTCTTAAGATCATTTGACAATTGGCAGGTCACCAAGATGTTCCCCCTTACATACAGAGTTATTATTTCTGCAAATAAGTACAGTTGTTTATCAAAGTCACTTCCAGAGGCAATTTGTAAAGCAGCACTAAAATTTAATGGAGTGAAATTAGGGGGAGATTAA
- a CDS encoding recombinase family protein: MNVESISSRFVAIYCRVSTDEQAREGVSLDEQQERLKAYCKAMGWSDEVLLFIDDGYSAKSTDRPQLKRLMTYIKNGEVSKVMVTKLDRMSRRLLDLLTLIDMFQQHQVAFISISESFDTNTPSGRLTLQVLGAVAEFERERIRERVMDNMFHAANQGKWLTQSPYGYRLEDKVLIIHEPEAKTVRQIYDLYLNQGLGFFAIARQLNEEGIPSRHNKEWSIRSVKLLLTNPVYKGTFVWNRVDSSKKKRTIKDDKDWIVIDDCLPAIIDKNIWERVQTKMNRPGIAPRAQTSPHLLGGILKCGNCGSGMSIGWSGSRDRRYRVYRCSANKNKGTCTSKQYKADEVESWFLQGLAGLSNSLSLELVPQLVEKARSSQSSRGDQQITAAKNRYKRKVEAYTAGLIELQDLNDEKQRMERIIQENHSSNEQGEKIQVEELKEMLESKIKTVLDAINVLPVEEAKGLLRTLISKVTVLGERELDIEIEIE, encoded by the coding sequence ATGAATGTCGAGAGCATCTCAAGCCGTTTTGTAGCGATTTATTGCCGCGTATCGACCGATGAGCAGGCCCGTGAGGGTGTTTCCCTGGATGAGCAACAGGAGCGCCTTAAGGCTTATTGTAAGGCCATGGGATGGTCAGACGAAGTCCTGTTGTTCATTGACGACGGCTACTCCGCTAAAAGCACAGACCGCCCTCAGCTCAAGCGGTTGATGACATACATAAAGAATGGCGAAGTCTCAAAAGTCATGGTCACCAAACTGGATCGGATGAGCCGCCGACTACTCGATTTGCTTACGCTGATCGACATGTTCCAGCAGCATCAAGTCGCGTTCATCTCAATCAGTGAATCCTTTGATACAAATACTCCATCTGGTCGCCTGACTCTTCAAGTGCTTGGCGCTGTCGCGGAATTTGAACGTGAGCGTATTCGTGAACGGGTCATGGATAATATGTTCCATGCAGCTAACCAAGGTAAATGGCTGACCCAGAGTCCTTACGGATATCGCTTAGAGGATAAAGTCCTGATCATCCATGAGCCTGAGGCTAAGACTGTACGACAGATCTATGATCTATACCTCAATCAAGGTTTGGGATTCTTCGCGATTGCCAGACAACTGAACGAAGAAGGCATTCCTTCCAGGCACAATAAAGAATGGTCCATTCGTTCCGTAAAACTGCTGCTGACCAATCCCGTCTATAAAGGTACCTTCGTATGGAACCGCGTAGATTCAAGCAAGAAGAAACGAACCATAAAGGACGATAAGGATTGGATAGTCATTGACGATTGCCTACCCGCCATTATTGACAAGAACATCTGGGAAAGAGTGCAGACCAAAATGAACAGACCAGGCATAGCTCCCCGTGCTCAGACCAGTCCCCATCTTCTCGGAGGCATCCTGAAATGCGGAAACTGCGGTTCAGGAATGAGTATTGGTTGGTCAGGATCAAGAGACAGACGTTACCGCGTTTACCGCTGTTCTGCGAATAAAAATAAAGGCACATGCACCAGTAAGCAGTATAAAGCCGACGAAGTGGAGTCCTGGTTTTTGCAGGGGTTAGCTGGTTTATCAAATTCACTTAGCCTTGAATTGGTTCCCCAGCTTGTGGAGAAGGCCCGTAGCAGCCAGAGCAGTCGTGGAGATCAACAAATCACGGCAGCTAAAAACCGTTATAAACGGAAGGTTGAAGCCTATACTGCTGGACTGATTGAGTTGCAGGATCTTAATGATGAGAAGCAGCGAATGGAGAGGATTATACAGGAGAATCACAGTTCGAATGAACAGGGAGAAAAGATTCAGGTGGAAGAACTGAAGGAAATGCTTGAGAGCAAAATTAAGACGGTGCTGGATGCGATAAATGTGTTGCCTGTTGAGGAGGCTAAAGGGTTGCTTAGGACGTTGATTTCGAAGGTGACGGTTTTGGGGGAGAGGGAGTTGGATATAGAAATAGAAATTGAATAG
- a CDS encoding helix-turn-helix domain-containing protein codes for MQEIGQQIRQIRNRKGISLNAYANELGVSSGYLSNLETGKTQNITLSVLEQLQNDLNLIPFPTDDNDELRVRLDRVYELLVNLQNYKPDAVEFLLRCVEEGSEVFLAHYTSSPR; via the coding sequence ATGCAGGAAATCGGTCAACAAATTCGTCAAATTCGCAATCGGAAAGGCATTAGTCTGAATGCCTATGCTAATGAGCTTGGCGTATCTTCGGGCTATCTTTCAAATTTAGAAACGGGGAAAACCCAAAACATAACCCTTAGTGTTCTAGAGCAATTGCAAAATGACCTTAACCTAATTCCATTTCCAACAGACGATAACGATGAGCTGCGAGTGCGACTTGATCGCGTATACGAACTTCTTGTAAATTTGCAAAACTATAAACCTGATGCCGTTGAATTTTTGCTTCGATGTGTCGAAGAAGGGTCCGAGGTCTTTCTGGCTCATTACACCTCCTCGCCTCGGTAA